The genomic segment CATTGCCACTGTTGGTGGTTCGACCTATTGCGACATGGCGGAACTCAGGGATATAGCCCAGATGGCGCGTGACGAAAAGATCGAGGTAGTCATGACCGTGGGGCATCGTAAAGGCTGGGATACAGGCTCCAAAGAGATGTCTAATCGGGAGGGTGGCCTGCAGGGCTTCCGGCTGCGCGGCTCCGACAATATTTCGTATCACATTGCCGATATAATGCGTAATATTGAAGCAGGGTTCCGCGGCTTTCTGGTTTATGACGAGGGCGTGCTTTTTCTACTTAACAAGATGCGGGCCGAAGGTCTCATTCCTGCGGAAACCATCTTTAAATTCTCCGTCTTCGGCGGCTATTGCAGTGCAGCGGGAGCAAAAGTGATTGAAAACATGGGAGTCAACTCCATGAATCCCATTTCCGACGTATCACTGCCTATTCTCTCCAGCATCAGGAAGGCGGTGGATATACCTCTGGATGTCTATATCATCATTGTTGATGAATTCGGCGGTATGTACAGAATTTATGAAACTCCGGAAATTGCCCGTGTAGCCTCACCTGTCTATTTCAAGATAGAGCCGGGAACATCGGAGGCTGATATCTATAAGCCATGGGTAACCGAAGAGTTTCATGCCAACCTGATTCGGGAGAAGGTGAAAATGGCCTCTGTAATTCAGGAGATAATGGCCCGTCATGCACCGGATCTCAAGACCTCTCCCAAAGGTGCGGCAGATCTTATTTTACCTGCCAAGGTATGATCTCAATTTAGCCCTCAGCGCTGTTTTTAACACAGCGAAGTTTGACATTACAGGAGAACTGACTCATGGACAATGTATTTCAGGTAGCAATTCAGACGCTTAATCGCGCCGGAAAACTAGGCGGGATCAATCCGCGTGTGCTCGATATTCTTCAGGAGCCCAAGCGTATACAGCAGTTTCGTATTCCCCTCAAATTGGAAGACGGCAGTTTCCAGGTATTCCAGGCCTATCGCGTGCATTATTGCGACGCGCTCGGACCGTTCCGCAACGGTACCCGGATTCGTCCCGATCTGTCCCTGGACGAGATCAAGGCGCTGGGACTGTTTATGACGGTCAAGCATTGTGCTGCAGCAATTCCCGCCGGCGGAGCCAAGGGCGGCATCAAGGCTGATCCCTCAAAGCTCAGTTCACGGGATATGGAGCAGCTGGTTCGGGCCTTTATCAGAAATCTTCAGCCTAAGGGTCCCTGGGCCGATGTCCCCGGTGCCGATATCGGTACGGGCGAGCAGGCCATGGCCTGGATGCTGGATGAGTATGAGCAGATAACCGGTCAGCACTGTCCGGCGGCGCTCAACGATAAGCCGGCGATTCTCGGTGGCTCTCTGGGTGGTGAAGAGGCCACAGGACGCGGTGTTTTCATTACGCTGATGGCGGCGGCAAAGGATATGGGGCTGGATGTCAGCGGATCTACAGCGGTGGTACAGGGATTTGGTCAGGTTGGCTCGGCTCTTGCCGATCTGTTGATGCAAACCGGTTGCCGCATTGTCGCCGTCAGCGATGTCTACGGCGGCATTTATGCCGAGGGTGGTCTTGATATCGCCGGCCTGCGTGAGCATGTAGCCAAAACCGGAAAGGTTGAGGGTTTTCCTGGAGCTACACCGGTCTCCAACGAAGAGCTGTTCGCCCTGGATTGCGATATCCTGGTGCCGGCAGCAGTACAGAGCGTGATTCATCAGGGAAATGCAGCCGGCGTCAAAGCCAGGCTGATCGTGGAGGGTGCCAATGGCCCGGTGACCACCGAAGC from the Desulfopila inferna genome contains:
- a CDS encoding Glu/Leu/Phe/Val family dehydrogenase — its product is MDNVFQVAIQTLNRAGKLGGINPRVLDILQEPKRIQQFRIPLKLEDGSFQVFQAYRVHYCDALGPFRNGTRIRPDLSLDEIKALGLFMTVKHCAAAIPAGGAKGGIKADPSKLSSRDMEQLVRAFIRNLQPKGPWADVPGADIGTGEQAMAWMLDEYEQITGQHCPAALNDKPAILGGSLGGEEATGRGVFITLMAAAKDMGLDVSGSTAVVQGFGQVGSALADLLMQTGCRIVAVSDVYGGIYAEGGLDIAGLREHVAKTGKVEGFPGATPVSNEELFALDCDILVPAAVQSVIHQGNAAGVKARLIVEGANGPVTTEADAILHDKGVIIVPDVVANSGGATVCHFERTQGLTDQYWDLEKVNKQLENRILEAYRCAAQRAAEAGGVSLRDGAWIHALKMLEKAMKLRGWV